From Halomarina ordinaria:
CGTTTCCGGTTCCGCTGGAGGACTGCTACGCCGCCGCCGAGTGGGTGTTCGACGCCGCGGAGACGATGCAGGTCGACACCGACAACGTCGCCATCGGCGGCGACAGCGCCGGCGGGAACCTCGCGACGGCCGTCGCGCTGATGGCCCGCGACCGCGACGGTCCCGAGTTCGCCAGACAGGTCCTCGTCTATCCCGTCACCGACTACGACTTCGACACCCCCTCCTACGAGGAGAACGCCGACGGTTACCTGCTCACCAGAGCCGACATGGAGTGGTTCTGGGACCACTACCTCCGCGACGAGGTCGACGGCAGCCACCCCTACGCGTCGCCGCTCAGGGCGCGTGACCTCTCGGGGCTCCCGCCGGCGACGGTCGTCACGTGCGGGTTCGACCCGCTGCGCGACGAGGGCGCGACGTACGCCGACCGACTGGCCGACGCCGGCGTCGACGTCAACCACGTCCACTACGCCGACGCCATCCACGGCATCGTCCAGATGCTGGTCGAACCGATGGCCCTGACGCGGGCACGCGACCTCATCGACGACGTGAGCGACGACCTCGGGACACCCATCTGACCGGCGTCACGAGTCCCCCGAACCCACGTCCCGTCATCCCGTCGACCCGTACTCGTCCGTAGGGGTTCGGCCACCTGGGTCACCGTTCGAGAGACCGTACCGAGACACGTAGTGTGTGGGTATCCGACGGCTGGTCGGTTTTATTAGAGGTAGTGATGATTGGTAGCAGACAGCACTCATGACAATGAGCGAACAACACACGGCGGACGGTAGTGGGGAAGCGGACCTCGACGTCGCCATCGTCGGCGCGGGGTTCTCCGGGCTGTACATGCTCCATCGCCTGCGGGGACTGGGGCTGTCGGCGCGCGTCTTCGAGAAGGCGGACGACGTGGGCGGGACCTGGTACTGGAACCGGTATCCCGGCGCTCGCTGCGACAGCGAGAGCCACATCTACTGTTACTCCTTCTCCGACGCCCTCCTCGACGAGTGGGAGTGGAGCGAGCGCTACCCCGAGCAACCGGAGGTGCTCCGGTACCTGCGCTACGCCGCCGACCACCTCGACCTGCGCCGGGACGTCGAGTTCGAGACGGAGGTCACCTCGGCCGTGTTCGAGGAGGACTCGGGGACGTGGACGGTCAGCACCGACGACGGCTCGCAGGTCTCGGCGCGGTTCTTCGTCACCGCCGTCGGCTGTCTCTCGAAACCGTACCTCCCGGACTTCGACGGCCTCGAATCGTTCGAGGGGGAGTGGTACCACACGGGCCGGTGGCCACACGACCCCGTCGACTTCGACGGGAAGCGCGTCGCGGTCGTCGGAACGGGTGCCAGCGGTATCCAGGCCATCCCGGAGATAGCGGACGACGCGGGGCACCTGACCGTCTTCCAGCGGACGCCGAACTACGCCGTCCCCGCGCGGAACCGGCCGCTCACACCGGCCGAGTACGACGAGATACGCGAGCGCTACGACGAGATATGGGCGCAGTCACGCGACTCCGGGTTCGGCATGCCCTTCGACACCGCCGCACCCACCGCCGCCGACCTCTCGACCGAGGCGGTCAGGGAGGTGCTCGAACCGCGCTGGCAAGAGGGCGGCTTCCGGTTCCTGCTCGCCTTCGAGGACCTGCTCATCAACGAGGAGACCAACCGGAAGGTCTCCGAGTTCATCCGCTCGAAGATACGCGAGACGGTCGACGACCCCGAGGTGGCAGCGACGCTCGTTCCCACCGACCACCCCTACGCGAGCAAGCGCCCGCCCCTCCACACGGACTACTACGAGACGTACAACCGCGACCACGTCCGACTGGTCTCCGTCCGGGAGTCACCCATCGAGGAGCTAACGCCCGAGGGCATCCGGACCGCCGACGAGCACCACGCGTTCGACACCGTCGTCTTCGCCACGGGCTTCGACGCGATGACCGGCACGCTGTTCGACATGGACATCGAGGGCAAGGACGGCACGCACCTCGAGGAGAAGTGGGCCGACGGCCCCCGGACCTACCTCGGCCTCGCCGTCCACGACTTCCCGAACATGTTCACCATCACCGGCCCGCAGAGCCCCTCCGTGCTCACCAACATGCCGGTGTCCATCGAACAGCACGTCGAGTGGATAGCGGACTGTATCGAGTACATGGAGCGAGAGGACCTCCGGGTCGTCGAACCGACGGAGGCGGCCGAGGAGGAGTGGGTGGCACACAGCAACGAGGTCGCCGACCAGACGCTGTACTCGGAGGCCGACTCCTGGTACCGTGGCGAGAACATCCCCGGGAAACCCCGTATCTTCACGCCGTACGCCGGTGGCCTCGACCTCTACCGACAGCAGTGCGCCGAGGTGGCGGCGAACGACTACGAAGGGTTCGACCTGGGTGAATCGGCGGACGCCACGACGGCGGATTGAGGTGAAAACAAGCCAAGGGTGGGATTCGAACCCACGAATTCTCGATTACAAATCGAGTGCTTGAGCCACCCAAGCTCCCTTGGCGCTACAGTGAGTCGTACTCGTTCGGGACCATATCGGTTTCGCTGTCCCCCGCTTTCGTCATCGTGATGCGGTGCGGGCGGTAGCCCAGTTCACGATAGAGGCGCTGTGCCGCTTCGTTCCCCGCCATCACGTCGAGTGCGACGACGTCGGCACCGTCCGCACGCAGCGCCTCCTCGGCGGCCCGGAGCAGCGCCGTCCCGATTCCCGCCCCTCGATGGTCGGGGTCGACGTAGAGGTTCTCGACGACGCCCTTCTCGACGGTCTGTTCGTAGGCGCCGGAGGACGGTCCGAACATGACGAAGCCGACGACGCTCCCGTCCTCGCGAGCGACGAGCAACCCGCCGGTGACGACGGCGCGGGCGACGGCCTCGCGGACGGTGGCGCGGTTCTCGTCGCTCGCGAGGAACGACCCGTACTCGCGCTGGCCCGCCGCCAGCGCCACCCAGAGGTCGGCGACCCGGTCGACGTCCTCCATGCGGGCCGCCTCGACGTCCATCAGCGGAGCGCCTCGACCGCGGGCAGGGACTCGCCGGTGAGCATCGCCAGCGCCGCCCCGCCACCGGTGCTCACGTGGTCGAACCCCGACAGTCCCA
This genomic window contains:
- a CDS encoding alpha/beta hydrolase, with protein sequence MSSTTGTEAVAAEEPHPEIVGLLQQMGAAPLPPFWSLSPEGARQFTEGLFPTADDPEPVAEVMDLEVTEEGIPVRVYVPEGQGPYPTLVYLHGGGWVIGDLDTYDATCRALANAADRMVVSVDYRLAPEHPFPVPLEDCYAAAEWVFDAAETMQVDTDNVAIGGDSAGGNLATAVALMARDRDGPEFARQVLVYPVTDYDFDTPSYEENADGYLLTRADMEWFWDHYLRDEVDGSHPYASPLRARDLSGLPPATVVTCGFDPLRDEGATYADRLADAGVDVNHVHYADAIHGIVQMLVEPMALTRARDLIDDVSDDLGTPI
- a CDS encoding flavin-containing monooxygenase, yielding MSEQHTADGSGEADLDVAIVGAGFSGLYMLHRLRGLGLSARVFEKADDVGGTWYWNRYPGARCDSESHIYCYSFSDALLDEWEWSERYPEQPEVLRYLRYAADHLDLRRDVEFETEVTSAVFEEDSGTWTVSTDDGSQVSARFFVTAVGCLSKPYLPDFDGLESFEGEWYHTGRWPHDPVDFDGKRVAVVGTGASGIQAIPEIADDAGHLTVFQRTPNYAVPARNRPLTPAEYDEIRERYDEIWAQSRDSGFGMPFDTAAPTAADLSTEAVREVLEPRWQEGGFRFLLAFEDLLINEETNRKVSEFIRSKIRETVDDPEVAATLVPTDHPYASKRPPLHTDYYETYNRDHVRLVSVRESPIEELTPEGIRTADEHHAFDTVVFATGFDAMTGTLFDMDIEGKDGTHLEEKWADGPRTYLGLAVHDFPNMFTITGPQSPSVLTNMPVSIEQHVEWIADCIEYMEREDLRVVEPTEAAEEEWVAHSNEVADQTLYSEADSWYRGENIPGKPRIFTPYAGGLDLYRQQCAEVAANDYEGFDLGESADATTAD
- a CDS encoding GNAT family N-acetyltransferase: MDVEAARMEDVDRVADLWVALAAGQREYGSFLASDENRATVREAVARAVVTGGLLVAREDGSVVGFVMFGPSSGAYEQTVEKGVVENLYVDPDHRGAGIGTALLRAAEEALRADGADVVALDVMAGNEAAQRLYRELGYRPHRITMTKAGDSETDMVPNEYDSL